Proteins from a single region of Rana temporaria chromosome 5, aRanTem1.1, whole genome shotgun sequence:
- the LOC120940975 gene encoding uncharacterized protein LOC120940975 translates to MLSPAEETDKPTESQQVRFSSRERSLTEKGKEMHEETVKKNEKAFNKVCNSWKELAKECRTKLKGFCSTEDFNTRLKEIKAKEALVHQQYESMCRNNSTTPYVVKKMDACTALTAEICNLISKRLENVDEIFNDQLEKERVRMVLNKEEHESVFGNSETETVLSESLPDSNASSRATSRSSKRADAEADLAAKIEQAKATQQMREEQAKLNKLEAEIKLKLDEEKTRLQQLQAENEVKVAAARVKAYNAYDSLEIYEQETDHNVQYLCQNNEPRNSLNPKAVPFQPSNTPLGVSRPNEEVSLTPGLASLLISNRLPIPEPTVFTGDPLKFIDWKISFMALIDQKPLPVCEKMLYLKRYLGGEARKAVEGFFYRNSEDAYLGAWGILQDRYGGPFIVQRAFRERLAKWPKISANDPVALREFADFLKGCVEAIPHVKGLAILNDCEENHKLLKKLPEWIVRRWGRIAVDELDKSQEYPTFARFTEFLQREAKIACNPIASPFLLSTKTTDERIPKRAKALNTSTQMKPSTFNVPNISASRPKPPCLVCKDETHGVAKCLTFAAKTIDEKRAFIHENHLCFGCLRKGHTTKDCKGRHTCSICSRRHPTCLHIQRDTEPVKASNDDSVGMRNKANDNVPKVMSHTLTRHTSATSCIVPVLLSATTEPQREILTYALLDTQSDSTFILADLVSKLSVSTKPLQLRLSTMTAVDTVISSQIAHGLQVRGFNSEVQVQLRQAYTRDFIPVDKSHIPTKETALQWSHLKHLANKLQPLQDCEVGLLIGYDCPSALAPLEVVIGSENEPFAQKTMLGWSIVGSANPHLDRQGSQSFVHRVAVKEMPMPPVADVLKALEMDFIERNYEDKYVSQDDVRFVQFLSETIMKRKDGHYEMPLPFKDNSQLALPNNKRLALIRLHHLKKRLKGNRQYHEHYTAFMEETIRKGDAEPAPSLSEEETVWYIPHHGVYHPKKPDKLRVVFDCSAKFKGISLNDTLLTGPDLINSLVGVLCRFRKEAVAVICDIEKMFHQFYIPSEMRNYLRFLWWENGQLETEPKEYRMAVHLFGASSSPGCANFGLKYLARQHKSEHPSASAFIEKNFYVDDGLTSVPTVSEASNLILETQGLCKNAGLRLHKFNSNKRDVLSCIAPSERATTSVPVKLSPDSTTEGQVLGIQWSIENDTFSFSADIKHQPSTRRGILSVVASLYDPLGFIAPFILSGKCILQELCRRGISWDEALPESLCPRWEAWKSSLQALREIKIPRCYHPPDFGNRMKVELHHFSDASNIGYGACSYLRYKNDRDQVHCSFVMAKARVAPTKIVSIPRLELSAAVTAARLSVMLKAELEIEIDKEFFWTDSQVVLAYINNEARRFHVFVANRVQLIREITDPTQWHYVDTTQNPADHASRGLHVADISTSSWLSGPSFLWRSEVHASSSSSAELIVDDPKVKPITTLASQANEQFWSRWKREYLMSVSTRQKWHTPRRNLKVNDIVIIKEDMSPRCQWQLGRVIETTIEKDDLVCRVKVLVGDRRLQDKKDYVSKPSIIERPIQKLVVLIESK, encoded by the coding sequence ATGTTGTCACCTGCTGAAGAAACAGACAAACCCACAGAGTCACAACAGGTACGATTCAGCTCTAGAGAGCGAAGCCTAACAGAAAAGGGCAAAGAAATGCACGAAGAAACAGTTAAGAAAAATGAAAAGGCATTCAACAAGGTGTGCAACTCTTGGAAGGAGCTAGCAAAGGAATGTAGGACAAAGTTAAAAGGTTTCTGCTCAACTGAAGACTTTAATACAAGATTGAAAGAGATTAAAGCCAAAGAAGCATTAGTGCACCAACAGTATGAGTCCATGTGCCGAAATAATTCCACTACCCCGTACGTTGTTAAGAAAATGGATGCATGCACCGCGTTAACGGCTGAAATCTGCAACCTCATCAGCAAGCGGCTAGAGAATGTAGATGAAATCTTTAACGATCAACTTGAGAAGGAAAGGGTGAGGATGGTGCTTAATAAAGAAGAGCATGAGTCAGTCTTTGGAAACTCAGAAACAGAAACTGTCCTCTCAGAGTCATTACCAGACTCCAACGCAAGCTCAAGAGCCACTTCCAGATCTAGCAAACGCGCTGACGCAGAAGCAGATCTTGCAGCCAAAATAGAACAGGCAAAGGCGACGCAACAGATGCGCGAGGAGCAAGCTAAGCTGAACAAACTAGAGGCAGAAATTAAACTGAAGTTGGATGAGGAAAAGACAAGACTACAACAGCTACAAGCAGAAAATGAAGTCAAGGTAGCTGCAGCAAGAGTGAAAGCCTACAACGCTTATGATAGTCTTGAAATTTACGAACAGGAGACAGACCACAATGTGCAATACCTCTGCCAAAATAATGAACCACGAAACTCATTGAATCCAAAGGCTGTGCCATTTCAACCTTCAAATACACCACTTGGGGTGTCAAGACCAAATGAAGAAGTTAGTCTAACCCCAGGACTTGCAAGTCTGCTTATCTCCAACCGTCTCCCTATACCTGAACCAACTGTATTCACAGGTGATCCTTTGAAGTTCATAGATTGGAAGATATCCTTTATGGCGCTGATTGATCAGAAACCACTCCCTGTGTGCGAAAAAATGCTGTACTTGAAGAGGTATCTCGGTGGTGAAGCTCGTAAGGCAGTGGAAGGGTTCTTCTACCGAAATTCAGAAGATGCCTATCTAGGTGCTTGGGGAATCCTACAGGACAGGTATGGAGGTCCATTCATAGTGCAAAGAGCCTTCAGAGAAAGGTTGGCTAAATGGCCAAAGATATCAGCAAATGACCCTGTAGCATTAAGAGAGTTTGCGGATTTCCTTAAAGGTTGTGTGGAGGCCATTCCTCATGTTAAAGGCCTAGCTATTCTAAATGATTGTGAAGAAAACCACAAGCTTCTCAAGAAACTGCCTGAATGGATCGTGCGCAGATGGGGTCGCATCGCCGTGGACGAGCTGGACAAGTCCCAAGAATACCCAACCTTTGCTCGTTTCACAGAGTTCCTGCAAAGGGAAGCTAAGATTGCATGCAACCCCATTGCCTCTCCTTTTCTCCTCAGTACCAAGACTACAGATGAGAGAATTCCCAAGAGAGCCAAGGCGCTCAACACAAGCACTCAAATGAAGCCCTCTACCTTCAACGTTCCAAATATCTCAGCTTCAAGACCGAAACCACCTTGCCTAGTCTGCAAAGACGAAACACACGGTGTCGCTAAATGTCTGACTTTTGCGGCAAAGACCATCGATGAAAAGAGGGCCTTTATTCACGAAAACCATCTCTGTTTTGGTTGCTTAAGAAAGGGCCACACTACAAAAGACTGCAAAGGAAGACACACGTGTAGCATATGCAGTCGACGTCATCCAACCTGTTTGCACATACAGAGAGACACTGAGCCTGTCAAGGCATCAAACGATGATTCAGTAGGCATGAGAAATAAGGCAAACGACAACGTTCCCAAAGTTATGTCCCATACTTTGACAAGACATACGTCTGCCACATCCTGCATTGTTCCAGTTCTGTTGTCAGCTACTACGGAGCCTCAGAGGGAAATCCTCACTTATGCCTTACTTGACACACAGAGTGATTCAACCTTTATTCTGGCAGACCTGGTATCGAAGTTAAGTGTGAGCACCAAGCCATTACAGCTAAGGCTCAGCACAATGACAGCGGTTGACACAGTTATTTCAAGCCAAATTGCTCACGGTCTGCAAGTGCGTGGCTTCAACTCCGAAGTTCAAGTCCAACTCCGTCAAGCCTATACAAGAGATTTCATTCCAGTAGATAAGTCTCACATCCCCACTAAGGAGACTGCACTCCAGTGGTCACACCTCAAACACTTGGCAAACAAGTTACAGCCACTTCAAGATTGCGAAGTAGGACTACTGATCGGTTATGACTGCCCATCAGCACTGGCTCCCTTGGAGGTTGTTATCGGCTCCGAAAATGAACCCTTCGCTCAAAAAACTATGCTCGGCTGGAGCATTGTAGGATCAGCAAATCCACATCTTGATAGACAGGGTAGCCAGAGCTTCGTACACAGAGTCGCAGTGAAAGAAATGCCAATGCCGCCGGTCGCTGATGTGTTAAAGGCTTTAGAAATGGACTTCATTGAAAGAAATTATGAAGATAAGTACGTGTCTCAAGATGATGTTCGCTTCGTGCAGTTTCTCTCGGAAACTATAATGAAAAGGAAAGATGGACACTACGAGATGCCGTTACCCTTCAAAGACAACAGTCAACTGGCACTACCAAACAATAAGAGGCTGGCCCTTATTCGACTTCATCATCTAAAGAAAAGATTAAAGGGAAATAGACAGTACCATGAACACTACACTGCATTCATGGAAGAAACAATCAGAAAAGGTGATGCAGAACCAGCCCCTTCATTATCAGAGGAAGAGACAGTGTGGTACATCCCACATCACGGGGTTTATCACCCCAAGAAGCCAGACAAGTTAAGAGTTGTCTTTGATTGTTCAGCAAAGTTCAAAGGCATCTCCCTAAACGATACCTTGCTGACAGGTCCCGACCTGATAAACTCTCTAGTGGGAGTCCTCTGTCGCTTCAGGAAGGAAGCAGTTGCTGTGATATGCGACATTGAAAAGATGTTCCATCAGTTCTATATCCCCTCAGAAATGCGCAATTACTTAAGGTTCCTTTGGTGGGAGAACGGTCAGTTGGAAACAGAACCGAAAGAATACAGAATGGCAGTTCACCTTTTCGGTGCCAGCTCCTCTCCAGGATGTGCCAATTTCGGCCTTAAGTATCTTGCACGACAACACAAGTCAGAACATCCCTCAGCATCAGCCTTCATCGAGAAGAACTTTTATGTCGACGACGGCCTAACTAGCGTTCCAACAGTCAGCGAAGCTTCGAATCTAATCCTCGAAACTCAAGGATTATGTAAAAATGCCGGCCTACGACTGCATAAGTTCAACTCTAATAAAAGGGACGTCCTGTCCTGTATAGCTCCGTCAGAAAGAGCAACAACTAGTGTACCTGTCAAACTTAGCCCAGACTCAACAACAGAAGGACAAGTACTTGGCATTCAGTGGTCAATTGAAAACGACACCTTCAGTTTCAGTGCTGACATAAAGCATCAACCCTCAACTCGTCGTGGTATCCTGTCAGTCGTAGCCTCCCTTTATGATCCTCTAGGCTTCATAGCCCCCTTCATACTGAGTGGCAAGTGCATTCTCCAAGAGCTTTGCCGCAGAGGCATCAGTTGGGATGAAGCACTTCCTGAGAGCTTATGTCCACGGTGGGAGGCTTGGAAGAGTAGTCTGCAAGCTTTAAGGGAAATCAAGATACCCAGATGTTACCATCCCCCAGACTTTGGTAACAGAATGAAAGTGGAACTACACCACTTTTCCGATGCCAGCAACATAGGATATGGTGCCTGTTCGTACCTTAGGTACAAAAATGACAGAGATCAAGTCCATTGCAGCTTCGTAATGGCCAAGGCAAGAGTTGCACCAACGAAGATTGTGAGCATCCCAAGGCTTGAACTCTCAGCTGCCGTCACTGCAGCAAGGTTGAGTGTCATGTTGAAGGCAGAACTTGAAATAGAAATTGACAAAGAGTTCTTCTGGACAGACTCCCAAGTAGTCTTAGCCTATATCAATAACGAAGCAAGAAGGTTTCACGTGTTTGTAGCCAATCGTGTTCAACTCATAAGAGAGATTACAGATCCAACCCAGTGGCATTATGTGGATACGACACAAAACCCAGCCGACCATGCATCCAGGGGTCTACATGTAGCGGATATCTCCACCTCAAGTTGGTTATCTGGGCCTAGTTTCCTTTGGAGATCTGAAGTGCACGCATCTTCAAGCTCTTCAGCAGAACTAATTGTAGACGATCCTAAAGTCAAACCCATTACAACCCTTGCATCACAAGCCAATGAACAATTCTGGAGTCGGTGGAAAAGAGAATACCTCATGAGTGTTTCCACAAGACAGAAATGGCACACACCTCGACGTAACCTCAAAGTAAATGACATCGTCATAATCAAAGAAGATATGTCTCCCAGATGCCAGTGGCAACTAGGACGTGTAATTGAAACTACAATAGAAAAGGATGATCTAGTTTGTCGAGTCAAGGTGTTAGTAGGTGACAGAAGATTGCAAGATAAGAAGGACTATGTATCAAAACCTTCAATTATTGAACGTCCTATTCAAAAGCTAGTAGTTCTCATAGAAAGCAAATAA